The window GAGGCGCTCGACGTCGTCAACCTCCGGGTCGGCGGCTTCCAGCGTCCCGAGCCGGGTTCGCTGGCCGAGCAGTTCGGCGCGCTCGCCGACCTGCAGCGAGAGGGGCTCATCCGCCACCTCGGCCTCAGCACGGTGGATGCCGCACAGCTGGCCGAGGCGCAGTCCATCGCCCCGGTGGTCACCGTGCAGAACTTCTACAACATCGCCAACCGCGAGGACGACGCGCTCATCGAGCTGACCGCGAGCCAGGGCATCGCGTACGTGCCGTACTTCCCCCTGGGCGGCTTCAGCCCGCTCCAGTCGGACGTGCTGGCCTCGGTCGCGCAGCGCTTGTCGGCCACGCCGCTCGCCGTCGCCCTCGCCTGGCTGCTCCAGCGCTCGCCGAACATCCTGCTGATCCCGGGCACCTCGTCCGTGGCGCACCTTCGCGACAACATCGCAGGCGCCGGACTCGCGCTCCCCCAGGACGCGATCGCGGAGCTCGACACGATCGGCTGAGGCACGGAGGGGGATGCGGTCAGCTACCCGTTGCGTCGGATCCGAAATCGTATATCATTGCCGCACGGAGCGCCGCTCCGGACAACGATGTCGCACCCCGGGAGTACACAACGATGAGCACATCCCCCTTCACCCCCACCGGCAGCATCCGCTCGCAAGCGGACCGCCGCCGCGTCGTCTTCGCCACAGTGATCGGCACCACCGTCGAGTGGTACGACTTCTTCATCTACGCCTCGGCGGCCGGACTCGTCTTCGGCCAGCTGTTCTTCGCGCCGGCCGGCCCGCAGTTCGCGACCGTCCTGTCGTTCCTGACCGTCGGCGTGAGCTTCCTGTTCCGGCCGCTCGGCGCCTTCCTCGCCGGCCACTTCGGCGACCGTTACGGGCGGCGCCAGGTGCTCGTCGTGACCCTCATCCTGATGGGCCTCGCGACGGCGCTGGTGGGTCTGCTGCCGACGTACGAGGCGATCGGCATCGCCGCGCCCATCCTGCTCATCCTGCTGCGTGTGCTGCAGGGCATCTCCGCGGGCGGCGAGTGGGGCGGCGCGGTGCTGATGGCCGTCGAGCACGCACCGACCGCCCGCCGCGGCCTGTTCGGTGCGTCCCCGCAGATCGGCGTTCCGCTCGGCCTGCTGCTCGCCTCCGGCGCAATGGCGCTGATGACCGTCATCGCCCCCGGGGACGCCTTCGTGGCCTGGGGCTGGCGCGTGCCGTTCCTGCTCTCCGTCGTGCTGATCGTGATCGGCTACTGGGTGCGCCGCCGGGTCGAGGAGAGCCCGGTGTTCACCGAGATCGCCGAGCGTCGTGAGCGCACGCGCATGCCGATCGTGCAGGTGTTCCGCAAGCACGCCCTGCTCGTGATCGTCGCGGCGTTCGTCTTCGCGGGCAACAACGCGGTGGGCTACATGACCACCGGTGGCTACATCCAGAACTACGCGACCAACCCGGAGGGTCCGCTCAAGCTCGAGCGCGGGCCGGTGCTGTGGGCGGTCGCCGCGTCGGCCATCACGTGGCTGGCCGCGACCTGGTTCGCCGGTTGGCTGAGCGACCGCATCGGCCGCCGCACGACGTACATCGTCGGGTGGATCCTGCAGCTGGTCGGCGTATTCGCCCTGTTCCCGCTGGTCAATACGGGGAACGTGCTCCTTCTGTTCCTGGGCCTCGCGATCCTCACGATCGGTCTCGGCTTCACCTACGGGCCGCAGGCGGCGCTGTATTCGGAGCTGTTCCCGGCGTCCATCCGCTTCTCGGGGGTGTCGATCTCGTACGCGATCGGCGCGATCCTCGGCGGGGCGTTCGCCCCGACCATCGCGACCGCGCTGGTGCAGGCGACGGGCACGACGCTCTCGGTCACCTGGTACCTGGCCGGGATGACGCTGCTCGGCCTGCTCGCGACGCTCCTGTTGCGCGACCGCACCGGCATCGCGCTCGGACCGGACCACGAGGCCGAGCAGGCCGTGAGCCCGATCCGCGGATTCTCGCGTGAGCCGGAGCGCGAGGGCGCGACCGCGCGCGGCTGACACCGCTTAAGGGACGGCCCCGGACGGCGCACTTCGTGCCGGCCGGGGCCGTCCTCCGTCTCCTCAGTCGGTGACGAAGCGGAGCAGGTGCGGCGCCAGCGCCTCGCCGGACACGTCGTGGGTCTGGCCGGCCACCAGCTCGAAGGAGCCGTTCTGCGCCCCGGAGGCCACGCCCTCCGCGCCGAGCCGCAGGAAGTTGGGCGTCTGGTCGCCGGCGAGTCCCAGCACGGGGACGGAGATCGCTTGCAGCAGTTCGTCCGGCACCCGGCTGTCGCCCATCGCGGCGTCGTCGTACCCGAGCGTCGGCGCGAGCGCGAGGGTGGCGTCCCAGCCGGGCGCGTTCCGCATCCCCTCGATCCCGGCCTCCGGCACGCCGACGCGCCGCAGGAACAGCTCGACCGCGGCGGTGCGGTCGTCGGTCGCCAGCGCCGCGAGCAGCTGCCGGGTGTAGGCCTCGGCGGAGGGGAGCATCGGGTCGGGCAGGTACGGCGGCTCGTACACGACGACGCGCGGCACCCGGTCGGCGCCGAGGGCCGCGGCGGCCGCGAGCGCCAGTGCGCCGCCCGACGACATCCCGAACAGGGATGCGCGCCCGCCCGCCGCGTCGATGAGGGCGCCCAGGTCGTCGATCTCGCGGGCGACCGCCGTGGCCCGCGCCGACGGGTCGGCGAGCGCGTCCGTGCTCGCCCCGCGGCCCCGTCGGTCGTAGAGGACGACGGTCAGGCGGTCTCGGAGTGCCGCGGCGATCCCGCGCATCGGGCCGGCGTCGCGGAAGCACATGGCCCCGTCGACGAGCACCAGGACGGAGCCCGTCCCGTCGAGCTCGTAGGCGATGGTGCTTCCGTCGGGGGAGGTGAGCGTGCTCATGGCACGTCAGCGTAGCCCCCGGCGCGCCCGGAGGCGGGAAGCGGTCAGGCCCGGTTAGGAAAACCCAGGCGCGGCTACCGCCCTTGCCGGCGTCGCACCCCGAACCCGATGAGGACGCCGCCGCCGATCGCGACCAGCACACCCGCGCCGCGGATCAGCCACTGGACGTCGCCCGTCGCCGCATCCACCAGCAGGGGACCGGCGAGTCCGACGACCACGAGCACGATCCCCACGATGAAGAACCAGGGGGAACCGTTCGTCCGCTCGACCATGCCCCGAGCCTACCGGGGCACGGCCGGGCGGACGTCGGTCACGGCAGGTAGTAGGTGGGGTTCGGCAGCTTGACCGTGCGGTCGGCGTGACCGCCGATCAGGTCGCTGAACTGGTCGCCGTAGTTCGCCACGATGTCGTACCGGCCGCCTGCGGGGGACTCGATGTGCGCCCGCGTCTGCGACTTGTACTCGATGGTCGTGCACTTGGGCGTCGCGCAGGTGATGTACGAGGGCTGCTGGGATGCGCCCACGCCCGTCCACTTGGTGTAGAAGTTCTGCGCGGTGAAGCCCGTGTAGCCGACCTTCGCCAGGTTGCCGAGGGTCGCGGCCTTCTGGTCGTCGTTCCGTCCGGTGAGGCCGATCAGGGTGCAGCCGGCCTTCTGCGCGACGGCCGCGAGCGTCGTCATGTGCGGGGTCGCGGGGAAGCGCTGCTCCTGCACCCAGACGTTCTGCTCGACCGGGTCGAAGGTGAAGTGCATGTCCGCCACCTCCATGTCGTACGTCCAGAGGGTGGTGTCGTCGGTGTCGAGCACGATCGCCGGGTTCTTGTGCAGCTTCTTCTCGACGAAGCAGGTCGCCGCGAGCACGGGCAGCTGGCGCTGGACGATGCCGCGGAGTTCGCTGATGTAGGGCGATGCGGTCTTGTTCGCGATGCCGGTGCCGGGGTCGCCGTAGTAGGTGGCGATGGTCTTCTTCACCGAGTCGATGTTCGGGATGCCCTCACCGCCCTGCGTCGCCCCGCTCGACCCGTCCGGCGCCATCGTGAAGTGCGTGCGGGGCGCGAGCTTCGGCTCCGTGACGCCGGGCAGGTCGGGCGACGGCAGGTAGTACGTCGGGTTCGGGAGCTTCAGCGCCTCCTGCGCGTAGCCGCCCTGCAGGTCCGACCACTGGTCGCCCACGTTGAGCGTGATGGTGTAGCCGAGGTCCTGGATGTGCTTCCGCGTGAGCGCCTTGTACTCGACGGTCGTGCAGCTGGCGGCGGCACAGGTGACGTACGACGGCTGCTGTGAGGCGCCCTTCCCGGTCCACTTCGTGTAGAAGCGGTCGGCGGTGAAGGCGGTGTAGCCCACCTTCGCGAGGTTGCCGAGGGTCGCGGCCTTCTGGTCGTCGTTGCGCCCGGTCAGGCCGAAGACCGTGTACCCGATCGCGGCGGCCCGGTTGGCGAAGTCGACCATCCCGGGGGTGGCCGGGAAGCGCTGGTCCTGCACCCAGACGTTCTGCTCGGCCGGGTTGAAGGTGAAGTGCATGTCCGCGACTTCCATGTCGTACGTCCACAGCGTGGTGTCATCGGTGTCGAGCACGATCGCCGGCTTCTGGCCGTGCTTCACCGCCCGGTCGTAGCCCGCCTGCAGCTGCGCCTCCTGCTTCGCCAGGATGCCGTCGAGCTCGCTGATGTAGGGCGATGCGGTCTTGTTCGCGATGCCGGTGCCGGGGTCGCCGT is drawn from Leifsonia shinshuensis and contains these coding sequences:
- a CDS encoding HAD family acid phosphatase, giving the protein MSTTPPTSSRFRRALLGAAGALALVLGVGLADAPAALAWDPGPGSGHGSTALAPRTSFEMAPDGSSGATQGGEGIPNIDSVKKTIATYYGDPGTGIANKTASPYISELDGILAKQEAQLQAGYDRAVKHGQKPAIVLDTDDTTLWTYDMEVADMHFTFNPAEQNVWVQDQRFPATPGMVDFANRAAAIGYTVFGLTGRNDDQKAATLGNLAKVGYTAFTADRFYTKWTGKGASQQPSYVTCAAASCTTVEYKALTRKHIQDLGYTITLNVGDQWSDLQGGYAQEALKLPNPTYYLPSPDLPGVTEPKLAPRTHFTMAPDGSSGATQGGEGIPNIDSVKKTIATYYGDPGTGIANKTASPYISELRGIVQRQLPVLAATCFVEKKLHKNPAIVLDTDDTTLWTYDMEVADMHFTFDPVEQNVWVQEQRFPATPHMTTLAAVAQKAGCTLIGLTGRNDDQKAATLGNLAKVGYTGFTAQNFYTKWTGVGASQQPSYITCATPKCTTIEYKSQTRAHIESPAGGRYDIVANYGDQFSDLIGGHADRTVKLPNPTYYLP
- a CDS encoding alpha/beta fold hydrolase; protein product: MSTLTSPDGSTIAYELDGTGSVLVLVDGAMCFRDAGPMRGIAAALRDRLTVVLYDRRGRGASTDALADPSARATAVAREIDDLGALIDAAGGRASLFGMSSGGALALAAAAALGADRVPRVVVYEPPYLPDPMLPSAEAYTRQLLAALATDDRTAAVELFLRRVGVPEAGIEGMRNAPGWDATLALAPTLGYDDAAMGDSRVPDELLQAISVPVLGLAGDQTPNFLRLGAEGVASGAQNGSFELVAGQTHDVSGEALAPHLLRFVTD
- a CDS encoding MFS transporter, whose amino-acid sequence is MSTSPFTPTGSIRSQADRRRVVFATVIGTTVEWYDFFIYASAAGLVFGQLFFAPAGPQFATVLSFLTVGVSFLFRPLGAFLAGHFGDRYGRRQVLVVTLILMGLATALVGLLPTYEAIGIAAPILLILLRVLQGISAGGEWGGAVLMAVEHAPTARRGLFGASPQIGVPLGLLLASGAMALMTVIAPGDAFVAWGWRVPFLLSVVLIVIGYWVRRRVEESPVFTEIAERRERTRMPIVQVFRKHALLVIVAAFVFAGNNAVGYMTTGGYIQNYATNPEGPLKLERGPVLWAVAASAITWLAATWFAGWLSDRIGRRTTYIVGWILQLVGVFALFPLVNTGNVLLLFLGLAILTIGLGFTYGPQAALYSELFPASIRFSGVSISYAIGAILGGAFAPTIATALVQATGTTLSVTWYLAGMTLLGLLATLLLRDRTGIALGPDHEAEQAVSPIRGFSREPEREGATARG
- a CDS encoding oxidoreductase, whose product is MTSSDQSLRTDLPGGVFRAGDLDLTRVGYGAMQLAGPGVFGPPADRDEAIAVLRAVVEAGITHIDTAEFYGPHITNELIREALHPYPDDLHIVTKVGAERDAEGNWPHAREPQQLRDQVHQNLRSLGLEALDVVNLRVGGFQRPEPGSLAEQFGALADLQREGLIRHLGLSTVDAAQLAEAQSIAPVVTVQNFYNIANREDDALIELTASQGIAYVPYFPLGGFSPLQSDVLASVAQRLSATPLAVALAWLLQRSPNILLIPGTSSVAHLRDNIAGAGLALPQDAIAELDTIG